The Amphiura filiformis chromosome 1, Afil_fr2py, whole genome shotgun sequence nucleotide sequence aaagaaaacaactttatatGGTACTACGTAAGACTAAAGAAAGTAAAGCCTAAAAACCATGACACTAGTCAAGTGAAGTGGGGACAAGTGATTGACATCTTGATCTCCCGAGCTTGATCTTCATTGcatatttcaattttcatttacTAACCTTGTCTAAGATCTTCATCTTCCAGCACATTATGACTGTCAAATTTCTCAACTCCATGCATCCTCAAAATTTGAACCATACCATTACTAAAACCACACTGTGGTTGATCTGGTACTCCTTTCATAAACAAAACGACCTTGTCATTTTTTACAAGTTTATCTATGTGTTCCTTTGAACCGGTGGATGCCGCAGAATATAACCTCTGCAGGATACTCTGCGTTTGCGGGTTCCTTAGGACCCGGTTTATCTGGAAAAGGTGGCTCATTTTTGGATTAGAAGGCGAAAAATCACTTAAAATAGTTACTTTACAACACTGTGCAATGCACTATGAGTAGGTCTCCAATGA carries:
- the LOC140151956 gene encoding glutaredoxin-related protein 5, mitochondrial-like, with amino-acid sequence MSHLFQINRVLRNPQTQSILQRLYSAASTGSKEHIDKLVKNDKVVLFMKGVPDQPQCGFSNGMVQILRMHGVEKFDSHNVLEDEDLRQGIKDYSNWPTIPQLYLDGEFIGGMDIVLQMHQKGELIDELKKIGIRSALLDEAPKEK